A genomic window from Halococcus salsus includes:
- the nadE gene encoding NAD(+) synthase, protein MRHSVVGLSGGIDSTLVAYLADEVLGTENIYGLVMPSEVSDDKTISDAERTADELGIDYNIVEIEPLVDAITDVAPDRNDATGDDDLREMIESLQRTVTSVRTRTLLEQLSAMTTSGVLVGTSNRSEWLTGHFDKHGDAAVDCQPILHLYKQQVRQLADYVDVPDRIVERKASPDVDGLGTDEENLGIDYDTADSILALAVNGPVSSGRTAERSVSKKKS, encoded by the coding sequence ATACGACACTCAGTCGTCGGTCTCTCCGGCGGCATCGACAGCACCCTCGTCGCGTACCTCGCTGACGAGGTGCTCGGCACCGAGAACATCTATGGACTCGTAATGCCGAGCGAGGTCAGCGACGATAAGACTATTAGCGATGCCGAGCGCACCGCCGACGAACTCGGTATCGACTACAACATCGTAGAAATTGAACCGCTGGTTGACGCCATCACCGACGTCGCCCCCGACCGGAACGACGCTACTGGCGACGACGATCTCCGTGAGATGATCGAATCGCTCCAGCGTACGGTCACCTCGGTTCGAACCCGGACCCTGCTCGAACAGTTGAGCGCGATGACGACGAGTGGTGTGCTCGTCGGCACGAGCAACCGGAGCGAGTGGCTGACGGGCCACTTCGACAAGCATGGCGATGCTGCCGTTGATTGTCAGCCGATTCTCCATCTCTACAAACAGCAGGTCAGACAGCTCGCCGACTACGTCGACGTCCCCGACAGGATTGTCGAACGCAAGGCAAGCCCGGATGTCGATGGTCTCGGCACCGACGAGGAGAACCTCGGGATTGACTACGATACCGCCGATTCAATCCTCGCGCTCGCCGTTAACGGTCCCGTCTCGTCCGGCCGAACCGCCGAACGATCGGTGTCGAAGAAGAAGTCGTAG
- a CDS encoding transcriptional regulator, with protein sequence MNLPSDLELIHQPTRLRIMGVLYKHRDVSYTRIRNHLDLTDGNLASHAEKLEEAGYVEDRRAWAQNGFETRYRITKSGVTAFQLYLQELSGFVDEHETFHRSN encoded by the coding sequence ATGAATCTCCCATCGGATCTCGAACTCATCCATCAACCAACTAGACTCCGAATCATGGGGGTTCTATACAAACACAGAGACGTCTCGTACACCCGCATCCGAAATCACCTGGATCTCACAGATGGGAATCTTGCCTCACACGCAGAAAAACTAGAGGAAGCAGGGTATGTTGAGGATCGACGTGCATGGGCTCAAAATGGCTTCGAAACACGCTACCGTATCACAAAATCCGGCGTTACTGCATTCCAATTGTACCTACAAGAACTAAGCGGATTCGTAGACGAACATGAAACATTCCATCGATCAAACTGA